A genomic window from Lotus japonicus ecotype B-129 chromosome 1, LjGifu_v1.2 includes:
- the LOC130730479 gene encoding uncharacterized protein LOC130730479 — protein MASSDSNSNLRISIERNPSQSRLAELNIKCWPKWGCSPGKYQLKFDAEETCYLLKGKVKAYPKGSSEFVEFGAGDLVTIPKGLSCTWDVSVAVDKYYKFESSSSSSSSPSC, from the exons atggcttcttcagattccaaTTCAAACCTTAGAATCTCCATTGAGAGAAACCCCTCCCAGTCACGCCTAGCTGAATTGAACATCAAGTGCTGGCCAAA ATGGGGTTGCTCTCCAGGGAAATACCAGTTGAAATTTGATGCAGAGGAAACATGCTATTTGTTGAAAGGGAAGGTGAAAGCATACCCAAAAGGGTCATCAGAATTTGTGGAGTTTGGAGCTGGAGATCTTGTCACAATCCCAAAAGGACTCAGTTGCACTTGGGATGTATCTGTTGCAGTGGACAAGTACTACAAATttgaatcatcatcatcttcttcatcatcaccatccTGCTAA